One stretch of Halodesulfovibrio sp. MK-HDV DNA includes these proteins:
- a CDS encoding ATP-binding protein: MTRTNSIYQAVVEEQTEFIRRFRPDGKLTFVNSALCRFYGKEPEELLASNFKDLLDPEERDSIVHLVYSISPENPEIVTEPRYRGVDGRMHFVQYVTKGIFDEHGKIVEYQSVGRDVTAQREAEATLAEARIAMAQASKVTTLAVIGGGIAHEINQPLNAIRILTASAQLLAERSEFAESELPRMLGDIASQVDRIDSIVNHLREHLRQSQNTTSESCDLGNAVHSALSLINAQISARGIALDANISPNLPFVTGTAIRFEELVTNLVANAMQALDGTDCEQKIIQIDVASHESGLVELTVSDNGLGFDEGLAEKMFEPFFSTKSSGTSMGLGLSIVRIIVQAAGGSITASNRPEGGALIKVTLPSAGWSGA; the protein is encoded by the coding sequence ATGACTCGTACGAACTCTATTTATCAGGCTGTCGTTGAGGAGCAGACGGAATTTATCCGTCGGTTTCGTCCAGATGGAAAGCTGACTTTTGTCAACAGTGCCCTTTGTCGTTTTTACGGTAAAGAGCCTGAAGAGTTGCTCGCTTCAAATTTTAAGGATCTTCTTGATCCTGAAGAACGAGATTCAATTGTCCATCTGGTCTATTCCATTTCTCCAGAGAATCCAGAAATTGTCACAGAACCAAGATATCGTGGTGTTGATGGTCGAATGCACTTTGTACAGTACGTTACAAAGGGAATATTTGATGAACACGGCAAAATTGTTGAATACCAGTCCGTAGGGCGTGATGTGACTGCTCAACGCGAAGCAGAAGCAACGCTCGCAGAAGCCCGTATAGCAATGGCTCAAGCGAGTAAGGTTACAACCCTTGCGGTGATCGGTGGCGGCATTGCACACGAAATAAACCAACCTTTGAATGCTATCCGAATATTAACGGCATCTGCCCAACTACTTGCAGAGCGCTCCGAATTTGCTGAGAGCGAGTTGCCCAGAATGCTAGGGGACATTGCTTCGCAGGTTGATCGAATTGATTCTATTGTGAACCATTTGCGTGAACATCTTCGTCAGAGTCAGAATACGACTTCTGAGAGTTGTGATTTAGGTAATGCTGTTCATTCTGCACTTTCCCTGATTAATGCGCAGATCAGTGCGAGGGGGATTGCATTGGATGCAAATATTTCCCCGAACCTTCCATTTGTAACAGGGACGGCTATTCGTTTTGAGGAGCTTGTCACCAATCTTGTGGCGAATGCCATGCAGGCTCTTGATGGAACAGACTGTGAACAAAAGATTATTCAGATTGATGTGGCTTCACACGAGTCAGGCTTAGTGGAACTTACTGTGTCTGATAATGGTCTAGGGTTTGATGAGGGACTGGCTGAGAAAATGTTTGAACCGTTTTTCTCTACAAAATCTTCAGGAACTTCCATGGGGCTTGGGCTGTCTATTGTGCGGATTATTGTTCAAGCGGCAGGTGGTTCCATTACTGCCTCAAATCGTCCGGAGGGCGGTGCGTTGATAAAGGTAACCCTGCCTTCGGCAGGCTGGAGCGGTGCATAA
- a CDS encoding 4Fe-4S dicluster domain-containing protein, whose amino-acid sequence MPTRLNPFILATASKCIGCRACELACAAAHVQGGVSVGSIQAPLTPRLYLTCAGDVRVPIGCRHCEDAPCAAVCPNAAIYRTENGVQIDESRCVGCKTCLVTCPVGAMEMAQIWETGKPVMRRVTDPQSPESFTTEPALLASKCDLCKGRKAGPACVEACPKDALILINPAKIKHRRNVEAALALAGFSARAGEEF is encoded by the coding sequence ATGCCAACCCGTTTAAATCCCTTCATCCTCGCAACAGCTTCCAAATGCATAGGTTGCCGAGCATGTGAACTGGCCTGTGCTGCCGCACATGTTCAGGGCGGAGTTTCCGTCGGAAGTATCCAAGCTCCCCTTACTCCGCGACTTTATCTGACCTGCGCGGGAGATGTTCGTGTTCCGATCGGTTGTCGGCATTGTGAAGATGCTCCTTGTGCAGCGGTGTGCCCTAATGCTGCGATTTATCGTACCGAGAATGGTGTGCAGATTGATGAAAGCCGCTGCGTCGGTTGCAAAACTTGTCTGGTTACCTGTCCAGTAGGTGCTATGGAAATGGCGCAAATTTGGGAAACAGGAAAGCCGGTCATGCGCCGAGTGACTGATCCTCAGTCCCCTGAAAGTTTTACTACTGAACCTGCTTTGCTAGCCAGTAAATGTGACCTCTGCAAAGGTCGTAAAGCTGGACCCGCGTGTGTCGAGGCTTGTCCTAAGGATGCATTAATTTTAATTAACCCTGCAAAAATTAAACACCGCCGCAATGTTGAAGCAGCACTGGCCTTGGCTGGCTTTAGTGCCAGAGCTGGAGAAGAATTCTAA
- a CDS encoding [Fe-Fe] hydrogenase large subunit C-terminal domain-containing protein, giving the protein MTISSQIVSIDPLLCTGCRRCVEVCPVDAIIGKQYEPQVIDTSRCVICGQCVQRCSAFLSPFDDCAEDLSNIRKDRGLPEDDTSILFAAHFRIDKKNVAGMLADPAKVSMVQCAPAVRASIAEEFGFAPGTLTPGQLAAALRRLGFDFVYDTIFAADVTIMEEASELLERLESGENLPMFTSCCPGWVRYMETAWSDQVSHLSSCKSPQQMAGALFKTYGADIAGKNSEDIASVAIMPCTAKKYEAGRPEMQSTGTPDVDAVLTVTELAAMLKSKGIRLDTLPEEEFDTPLGLYSGAGTIFGASGGVMEAALRTAIAVTTGNEVNESGVTFIQTDEGVRRATIEVAGKTVRAVIVSGLAHAAKLLETVRTGQADFDFMEVMCCTGGCVAGGGQPKLLPHIDIADAIARRRQSLHTHDKELPVRASHRNPSVTALYENYLEKPLGHLSHKLLHTCYGDDVGSHN; this is encoded by the coding sequence ATGACTATTTCATCCCAAATCGTTTCAATCGATCCTTTACTTTGTACCGGCTGTCGTCGCTGTGTAGAAGTGTGTCCTGTAGATGCTATTATCGGGAAACAGTATGAACCTCAGGTTATTGATACATCCCGTTGCGTAATATGCGGTCAGTGTGTTCAGCGATGTTCAGCTTTTTTGTCGCCTTTTGATGATTGTGCAGAGGACTTATCGAATATTCGAAAAGATCGCGGGCTGCCTGAAGACGATACTTCTATACTATTTGCTGCACATTTTCGGATTGATAAGAAAAACGTGGCAGGTATGCTTGCCGATCCAGCTAAGGTTTCCATGGTTCAGTGTGCACCTGCTGTTCGAGCTTCCATTGCAGAAGAATTCGGATTTGCCCCCGGTACGTTGACTCCGGGGCAGCTTGCGGCAGCTTTGCGTAGGCTCGGATTTGATTTTGTATATGACACTATTTTTGCTGCTGACGTAACCATTATGGAAGAAGCATCTGAGTTGCTTGAACGTCTGGAGTCCGGCGAGAATCTGCCTATGTTTACATCATGCTGCCCGGGGTGGGTTCGCTATATGGAAACCGCATGGTCTGATCAGGTATCCCATCTTTCCAGTTGCAAATCTCCACAGCAAATGGCGGGTGCACTTTTTAAAACATACGGTGCAGATATTGCGGGCAAGAATTCTGAAGACATTGCCAGTGTTGCCATTATGCCTTGTACTGCAAAGAAATATGAGGCTGGTCGTCCTGAAATGCAGTCCACCGGAACGCCTGATGTTGATGCGGTTTTGACCGTAACTGAGCTTGCTGCCATGCTTAAAAGCAAAGGGATCCGCTTGGACACACTTCCGGAAGAAGAGTTTGATACTCCTCTGGGACTTTATTCTGGAGCGGGAACTATTTTCGGTGCTTCCGGCGGCGTAATGGAAGCCGCACTGCGTACTGCAATTGCAGTTACAACAGGAAATGAAGTTAACGAAAGTGGTGTTACTTTTATTCAAACTGATGAAGGTGTGCGCCGTGCTACAATAGAGGTGGCAGGAAAGACCGTACGGGCAGTCATTGTTTCCGGATTAGCCCATGCTGCAAAGCTTCTTGAGACTGTTCGCACAGGACAGGCTGATTTTGATTTTATGGAAGTTATGTGTTGCACAGGTGGTTGTGTTGCAGGCGGGGGACAACCGAAATTGCTTCCGCATATTGATATTGCAGATGCTATTGCGCGTCGTCGTCAGAGTTTGCATACTCACGACAAAGAGCTGCCAGTTAGAGCCTCACATAGGAATCCGTCTGTGACAGCTCTGTATGAAAACTATTTAGAAAAACCGCTCGGACATCTTTCCCATAAACTGCTTCATACCTGTTACGGGGATGATGTAGGGAGCCATAACTAA
- a CDS encoding 4Fe-4S dicluster domain-containing protein gives MHSFVLSDPSRCIGCRACEVACVGAHMDEDMGQAGEKGLPFSPRISIVHEAEVTAPIQCRQCEDAPCVAACPAGAILSDGKTVRVNSERCFGCKACMAACPVGAMQVGYIPGTSDMPVAHKCDLCTERDGGPACVAVCPAGALRILAKKELKRISGSKRRQSALQISFGHN, from the coding sequence ATGCATTCTTTTGTGTTATCAGATCCTTCACGCTGTATAGGCTGCCGAGCGTGCGAAGTTGCTTGTGTCGGCGCTCATATGGATGAGGATATGGGACAGGCAGGGGAAAAGGGCTTACCCTTTTCTCCAAGAATAAGCATTGTACACGAGGCGGAGGTCACAGCTCCAATTCAGTGTCGTCAGTGTGAAGATGCTCCGTGCGTCGCGGCTTGTCCTGCCGGAGCAATTCTCTCCGATGGTAAGACCGTGCGGGTGAATTCAGAACGTTGTTTCGGCTGTAAGGCTTGTATGGCAGCTTGTCCTGTGGGAGCCATGCAGGTGGGATATATTCCGGGGACTTCAGATATGCCTGTTGCCCATAAGTGCGACCTTTGTACGGAACGTGACGGGGGACCGGCGTGTGTTGCAGTGTGTCCAGCTGGGGCACTGAGGATTTTAGCCAAGAAAGAGCTTAAACGCATATCCGGCTCGAAAAGACGCCAAAGCGCACTTCAAATATCTTTCGGGCATAACTAA